In a genomic window of Coprococcus eutactus:
- a CDS encoding VirB6/TrbL-like conjugal transfer protein, CD1112 family has product MQSILDAINEWIKEILIGAINGNLSTMFGDVNEKVGTIAAEVGQTPQGWNANIFSMIQTLSENVIVPIAGLVITYVLCYELISMVTEKNNMHDVDTSMFFKWVFKAFVAVYLVTHTFDITMAVFDMAQHVVSGAAGVIGGSTEIDVAAALASMQDGLDAMEIPELLLLVMETSLVSLCMKIMSVLITVILYGRMIEIYLYCSVSPIPFATMTNREWGQIGNNYLKSLFAIGFQGFLIMICVGIYAVLVNNMIIADNLHSAIFSLAAYTVILCFSLFKSGALAKSIFSAH; this is encoded by the coding sequence ATGCAGAGCATACTTGACGCGATTAACGAATGGATAAAGGAAATCCTCATAGGAGCCATAAACGGTAATCTGTCAACTATGTTCGGGGACGTAAACGAGAAAGTCGGCACTATCGCCGCAGAGGTAGGGCAGACCCCGCAAGGGTGGAACGCAAATATATTCTCCATGATACAGACCCTTAGTGAGAATGTAATCGTACCCATTGCGGGGCTTGTCATTACCTACGTCCTATGCTATGAGCTTATCAGCATGGTAACGGAAAAGAACAATATGCACGACGTTGACACTTCCATGTTCTTCAAGTGGGTGTTCAAGGCGTTTGTGGCAGTCTACCTTGTGACGCACACCTTTGACATCACTATGGCGGTGTTCGATATGGCGCAGCACGTTGTTTCCGGCGCGGCGGGGGTAATCGGCGGCAGCACAGAGATTGATGTTGCCGCCGCCCTTGCTTCCATGCAGGACGGGCTTGACGCTATGGAAATCCCCGAACTGCTCTTACTTGTCATGGAAACAAGCCTTGTGAGCTTGTGCATGAAAATCATGTCCGTACTGATAACCGTTATCCTCTACGGGCGCATGATAGAGATTTACCTTTACTGTTCGGTATCGCCTATCCCGTTTGCAACAATGACGAACCGGGAATGGGGGCAGATAGGAAACAACTACCTCAAATCCCTGTTCGCTATCGGTTTTCAAGGCTTCCTCATTATGATATGCGTCGGCATTTACGCGGTTCTGGTAAACAACATGATAATAGCGGACAATCTGCACAGCGCGATATTCTCCCTTGCAGCCTATACCGTTATCCTCTGTTTCTCCCTGTTCAAATCCGGCGCACTGGCGAAGTCGATATTCTCCGCGCATTAG
- a CDS encoding PrgI family protein: MAYVPVPKDLSKVKTKVAFNLTKRQIVCFAAALLFGLPLFFLLKDSTGTSLASMAMIAVMLPCFLFAMYEKHGQPLEVVVKNIIQTKFIAPKERPYRTDNFYSVLERQRKLEKEVSAIAKGNTKKQRGGKRKA; this comes from the coding sequence TTGGCGTATGTACCCGTACCCAAAGACTTATCCAAAGTCAAGACAAAAGTAGCGTTCAACCTTACCAAACGGCAGATTGTATGTTTTGCGGCGGCTCTCCTGTTCGGCTTGCCGCTTTTCTTTCTGCTCAAAGACAGCACAGGCACAAGCCTTGCGTCTATGGCTATGATTGCCGTCATGCTGCCCTGTTTCCTCTTTGCCATGTATGAGAAGCATGGACAGCCCCTTGAAGTGGTGGTGAAGAACATCATTCAGACGAAATTCATAGCCCCCAAAGAACGACCATACAGGACAGACAACTTTTATTCCGTCTTAGAACGGCAGAGAAAACTTGAAAAGGAGGTATCAGCGATTGCAAAAGGAAACACGAAGAAACAGCGCGGCGGGAAGCGCAAAGCCTAA
- a CDS encoding Maff2 family mobile element protein, giving the protein MRHSPKCRIGTAKFFTLLLLLYRTLAKSQGMKQLMAGGGVALIGMTLVPLLSGLFG; this is encoded by the coding sequence ATCCGACACAGCCCTAAGTGCCGGATAGGAACGGCAAAATTTTTTACACTTCTATTACTTCTTTATCGCACATTAGCAAAGAGCCAGGGCATGAAGCAGCTTATGGCGGGCGGCGGCGTTGCCCTTATCGGCATGACCCTTGTACCGCTGCTTTCCGGCTTGTTCGGTTAA
- a CDS encoding replication initiator protein A: protein MRADTTLPAYLPYPRFLLKMEISQTAKLLYALLLDRSTLSQKNGWQDGEGRIFIVYPVAEIAEMLDKGCTAIKGALKELDAAGLLERERRGFSAPNRLYVKVPPVPVVRFSDQLMAGKATLIQSEKRPYDGRKTDPMMVGKPTPNKTNINNLIENQTMRASGEPPTAYGRYENIFLSKDEYDELQAEYPDRLERLIEEMSHYLAASGKAYQNYAAALHRWAANDKKGAVKQGIPDYTCMEGESL from the coding sequence ATCAGGGCAGACACCACGCTGCCCGCCTATCTTCCATACCCCCGTTTCCTGCTGAAAATGGAGATTTCACAGACCGCCAAGCTGCTGTATGCGCTTTTATTAGACCGCTCCACCCTGTCACAGAAGAACGGCTGGCAGGACGGCGAGGGCAGGATATTCATTGTCTACCCCGTTGCGGAGATAGCGGAAATGCTGGACAAGGGTTGTACCGCCATCAAGGGAGCCTTGAAAGAACTGGACGCAGCCGGGCTTTTAGAACGGGAACGGCGGGGCTTCTCCGCACCCAATCGGCTTTATGTGAAAGTGCCGCCTGTCCCAGTGGTACGGTTTTCCGACCAACTGATGGCCGGAAAAGCGACCCTCATACAGTCGGAAAAGCGACCTTATGACGGTCGGAAAACCGACCCTATGATGGTCGGAAAACCGACCCCTAACAAAACTAATATAAACAACTTAATAGAGAACCAAACAATGAGAGCGAGTGGGGAGCCGCCCACAGCTTATGGCCGATATGAGAATATTTTTCTGTCAAAGGACGAATATGACGAGTTACAGGCAGAATACCCGGACAGGCTGGAACGGCTGATTGAGGAAATGAGCCATTACCTTGCCGCCAGCGGGAAAGCCTACCAGAATTATGCCGCCGCCTTGCACAGATGGGCGGCCAATGACAAAAAGGGAGCCGTAAAACAGGGCATCCCCGACTATACCTGTATGGAGGGAGAAAGCTTATGA
- a CDS encoding ATP-binding protein, with protein MTSEIKDILENMTTAAPEMEDYIGEDGLLYCGKCHTPKEAYFPEGKELFGRDRHPAECDCQRAAREQRQAAEEHRRHVEAVENLKQRAFADSAMQQWTFENDNGRNPQTGIARRYAEHWEEMQAENIGCLFWGNVGNGKSYLAGCIANALMEKEVPVYMTNFAVILGDLSPGFTGRNEYISRLCRYPLLIIDDFGMERGTDYGLEQVFHVIDTRYRSNKPLIATTNRPLDELKKPTDTAHSRIYDRLLSMCVPIRFTGVNFRQETAKRKMETMKKLLAE; from the coding sequence ATGACAAGTGAAATCAAAGATATTTTGGAGAACATGACAACCGCCGCCCCGGAGATGGAGGACTATATCGGCGAGGACGGACTGCTTTACTGCGGAAAGTGCCATACGCCGAAAGAAGCCTACTTCCCGGAGGGTAAGGAGCTGTTTGGCCGTGACCGCCACCCGGCAGAGTGCGACTGCCAGAGAGCCGCCCGTGAGCAGCGGCAGGCCGCCGAGGAACACCGCCGCCATGTGGAAGCCGTGGAAAATCTGAAACAGAGGGCTTTTGCCGACTCAGCCATGCAGCAATGGACATTCGAGAACGACAACGGCAGAAACCCGCAGACCGGGATTGCCCGGCGGTATGCGGAGCATTGGGAAGAAATGCAGGCCGAAAACATCGGCTGCCTGTTCTGGGGGAACGTCGGCAACGGGAAAAGCTACCTTGCGGGCTGTATCGCAAACGCCCTCATGGAGAAAGAAGTCCCCGTATATATGACGAACTTCGCCGTTATCCTGGGCGACCTCTCTCCCGGCTTTACAGGCCGGAATGAGTATATTTCCCGCCTTTGCCGCTATCCGCTGCTTATCATTGACGACTTCGGCATGGAGCGTGGCACCGACTATGGACTGGAACAGGTATTCCATGTGATTGATACCCGATACCGCAGCAACAAGCCGCTGATCGCCACCACCAACCGCCCGCTGGACGAGTTGAAAAAGCCGACAGACACGGCCCATTCCCGGATTTATGACCGACTGCTGTCCATGTGCGTCCCGATACGCTTTACTGGCGTCAACTTCCGGCAGGAAACCGCAAAGCGGAAAATGGAAACCATGAAGAAACTGCTGGCTGAATGA
- a CDS encoding cysteine-rich VLP domain-containing protein: MNDKPSRMDYRQHQAARRLVHECCNYDEGNCLLLDDGEPCVCVQSISYSLMCRWFRVAVLPLDGELAAALLYRGSRKRCAVCGAAFVPKSNRGKYCPGCAGCMKKRKAAERKRKQRQKCHALEPFKPA, from the coding sequence ATGAACGATAAGCCGTCCCGCATGGACTACCGCCAGCACCAGGCAGCCCGCCGCCTTGTGCATGAGTGCTGTAACTACGACGAGGGGAACTGCCTGCTGTTAGACGACGGGGAGCCTTGCGTGTGCGTCCAGAGCATTTCCTATTCCCTCATGTGCCGCTGGTTCCGTGTGGCTGTCCTGCCCCTTGACGGGGAGCTGGCCGCAGCCCTCTTGTACCGGGGGAGCCGGAAACGCTGCGCGGTCTGCGGGGCGGCCTTTGTCCCCAAATCCAACCGGGGGAAATACTGCCCCGGCTGCGCCGGGTGCATGAAGAAACGCAAAGCCGCCGAGAGAAAGCGGAAACAAAGGCAGAAATGTCACGCTTTAGAGCCTTTCAAACCCGCATAA
- a CDS encoding transposon-encoded TnpW family protein: MENIKQHDHRTTRRPDCVTEIRMGNTVLVVSGFFKKDTTSTAADKMARVLEAEAAATQKKAI, encoded by the coding sequence ATGGAGAATATCAAGCAGCACGACCACCGTACCACCCGCCGCCCCGACTGCGTGACGGAAATCCGCATGGGGAATACCGTTCTTGTCGTGTCCGGCTTTTTCAAGAAAGACACCACCAGCACCGCCGCCGACAAGATGGCGAGGGTACTGGAAGCGGAAGCCGCTGCTACACAAAAAAAGGCGATTTGA
- a CDS encoding VirB4-like conjugal transfer ATPase, CD1110 family — protein sequence MQKETRRNSAAGSAKPNPPRKLTRAEKKQIAEIIRQAKGDGKAHTAQQTIPYIQMYPDGICKVTGRKYSKTVAFEDINYQLAQADDKTAIFENWCDFLNYFDASVSVQLSFINQGTQRGEAEKAVNIPAQEDAFNSIRTEYRDMLKNQLAKGNNGLVKAKYITFAIEADSLGAAKSRLARIETDVLNNFKLLGVSARPMTGYERLKMLHGIFHPEGGQFAFDFSWLAPSGLSTKDFIAPSSFRFGEGRYFRMGRKIGAVSFLEILAPELNDRILSDILDLETGVIVNLHIHSIDQTEAIKTIKRKITDLDKMKIEEQKKAVRSGYDMDIIPSDLATFGSEAKNLLQDLQSRNERMFLLTFLVVNMADTKRKLENDVFAAAGIAQKNNCALTRLDYQQEAGLMSSVPLGENLIPIQRGLTTSSTAIFIPFITQELFQTGAALYYGLNALSNNMILCDRKQLKNPNGLILGTPGSGKSFAAKREMTNAFLITDDDIIICDPEAEYFSLVQRLDGQVIRLSPTGKGIDGKPQYVNPMDINLNYSEDDSPLALKSDFILSLCELVIGGKEGLQPVDKTVIDRAVRNVYRPFLADPDPEKMPILGDLYNELLKQPEPEAARIAAALELYVSGSLNVFNHRTNVELSNRLVCFDIKQLGKQLKKLGMLIVQDQVWNRVTVNRAERKSTRYFMDEFHLLLKEEQTAAYSVEIWKRFRKWGGIPTAITQNVKDLLASREVENIFENSDFVLMLNQAAGDRAILAKQLNISPQQMKYVTHTEAGEGLIFYGNVVLPFVDRFPKDTELYRVMTTKPEEVGEA from the coding sequence TTGCAAAAGGAAACACGAAGAAACAGCGCGGCGGGAAGCGCAAAGCCTAACCCGCCCCGCAAGCTCACCCGCGCCGAGAAAAAGCAGATTGCGGAAATCATCAGACAGGCAAAGGGCGACGGGAAAGCGCACACCGCGCAGCAGACAATCCCTTATATCCAGATGTACCCGGACGGTATCTGCAAGGTTACGGGACGGAAATACTCAAAGACCGTCGCCTTTGAAGATATTAACTATCAGCTTGCACAGGCAGACGACAAGACCGCCATTTTTGAGAACTGGTGCGACTTCCTCAACTACTTTGACGCTTCCGTTTCGGTGCAGCTCTCTTTCATCAATCAGGGGACGCAGCGCGGCGAAGCGGAAAAGGCGGTCAATATCCCGGCACAGGAGGACGCTTTCAATTCTATCCGCACAGAATACCGGGATATGCTGAAAAACCAGCTTGCAAAGGGCAACAACGGGCTTGTCAAAGCAAAATATATCACCTTTGCCATTGAAGCCGACAGTCTGGGCGCGGCGAAATCCCGCCTTGCCCGTATCGAAACGGACGTACTCAACAACTTTAAGCTCTTGGGCGTGTCTGCCCGCCCCATGACAGGCTATGAACGCCTTAAAATGCTGCATGGCATTTTCCACCCGGAGGGCGGGCAGTTTGCCTTTGATTTTTCATGGCTTGCCCCGTCCGGGCTTTCCACAAAGGACTTTATCGCCCCGTCCTCTTTCCGTTTTGGCGAGGGGCGGTATTTCCGCATGGGGCGCAAAATCGGCGCGGTTTCATTCCTTGAAATCCTTGCGCCGGAATTAAACGACCGTATCTTATCTGACATTCTGGACTTGGAAACGGGCGTTATCGTCAATCTGCATATCCACAGTATCGACCAGACCGAAGCCATAAAGACAATCAAGCGGAAAATCACCGACCTTGACAAAATGAAAATCGAAGAACAGAAAAAAGCGGTACGCAGCGGCTACGACATGGATATAATCCCGTCCGACCTTGCCACTTTCGGCAGCGAAGCGAAGAACCTCTTACAGGACTTGCAGAGCCGGAATGAAAGAATGTTCCTCTTGACGTTCCTTGTGGTGAACATGGCAGACACAAAAAGGAAACTGGAAAATGACGTATTCGCGGCGGCGGGCATTGCACAGAAGAACAACTGCGCCTTAACCCGCCTTGACTACCAACAGGAAGCGGGGCTTATGTCCTCTGTACCGCTTGGGGAGAACCTTATCCCCATTCAAAGAGGGCTTACCACGTCAAGCACCGCTATCTTTATCCCCTTTATCACGCAGGAGCTTTTTCAGACGGGCGCGGCTTTGTATTACGGCTTAAACGCCCTGTCTAACAACATGATACTCTGCGACCGCAAGCAGCTAAAGAACCCCAACGGCTTAATCTTGGGTACGCCGGGAAGCGGGAAATCCTTTGCCGCCAAACGGGAAATGACAAACGCTTTCCTCATTACCGACGACGACATAATTATCTGCGACCCGGAAGCAGAGTATTTTTCCCTTGTGCAGCGGCTTGACGGGCAAGTGATACGGTTATCGCCTACGGGCAAGGGCATTGACGGGAAGCCCCAGTATGTGAACCCTATGGATATTAACCTCAATTACAGCGAGGACGACAGCCCCCTTGCGCTGAAATCCGACTTTATCCTCTCCCTCTGCGAGCTTGTCATAGGCGGCAAGGAGGGCTTGCAGCCCGTCGATAAGACCGTCATTGACCGCGCTGTTAGGAACGTGTACCGCCCTTTCCTTGCAGACCCCGACCCGGAGAAAATGCCTATCTTGGGCGACCTCTACAACGAGCTTTTGAAGCAGCCGGAGCCGGAAGCGGCGCGTATCGCGGCGGCGTTGGAGCTTTATGTTTCCGGGAGCCTTAACGTCTTTAACCACAGGACGAATGTAGAGCTTTCAAACCGCCTTGTCTGCTTTGACATCAAGCAGCTTGGGAAGCAGCTCAAAAAATTAGGTATGCTCATTGTGCAGGACCAGGTATGGAACCGCGTCACCGTCAACCGGGCAGAAAGGAAATCCACCCGGTATTTTATGGACGAATTTCATCTTCTCTTGAAAGAGGAACAGACCGCCGCCTATTCCGTTGAAATCTGGAAGCGTTTCAGAAAATGGGGCGGCATACCCACAGCAATCACGCAGAACGTCAAAGATTTGCTTGCTTCCCGCGAAGTGGAGAATATCTTTGAAAACTCTGATTTTGTCCTCATGCTCAATCAGGCGGCGGGCGACCGGGCTATCCTTGCAAAGCAGCTCAACATCTCCCCGCAGCAGATGAAGTATGTCACCCACACCGAAGCGGGCGAGGGGCTTATCTTCTACGGGAACGTGGTGCTGCCCTTTGTAGACCGCTTCCCGAAAGACACCGAGCTTTACCGGGTAATGACGACGAAGCCGGAGGAAGTGGGCGAAGCATGA
- a CDS encoding plasmid mobilization protein, producing the protein MPKRYNTPHRSHVVKTRLTDEEYADFTERLAPYGISQSEFLRQAIRRTTIRPVLHVSSVNDELLSAVGKLTAEYGRIGGNLNQIARTLNEWHSPYPAMAKELREAAADLAALKYEVLKKVGDAVGNTQAFRL; encoded by the coding sequence ATGCCGAAGCGATACAACACCCCCCACCGCAGCCATGTTGTGAAAACCCGGCTGACCGATGAAGAATACGCCGACTTCACAGAACGGCTTGCGCCCTATGGTATCAGTCAGTCCGAATTTCTCCGGCAGGCCATCCGGCGCACTACCATACGCCCCGTACTCCATGTGTCGTCAGTCAATGACGAGCTGCTCTCCGCTGTCGGGAAGCTCACAGCCGAGTACGGCAGGATTGGCGGCAATCTCAACCAGATTGCCCGCACCCTCAACGAGTGGCATAGCCCCTACCCGGCTATGGCAAAGGAATTGCGGGAAGCGGCCGCCGACCTTGCCGCCCTCAAGTATGAAGTCCTAAAGAAAGTAGGTGACGCCGTTGGCAACACTCAAGCATTTAGGCTCTAA
- a CDS encoding relaxase/mobilization nuclease domain-containing protein yields the protein MATLKHLGSKNADYGAAEQYLLFEHDEFTMKPVLDENGRLIPREDYRLSTLNCGGEDFAVACMRSNLRYEKNQRREDVKSHHYIISFDPRDGPDNGLTVDRAQALGEQFCKEHFPGHQALVCTHPDGHNHSGNIHVHIVINSLRIEEVPFLPYMDRPADTKAGCKHRCTDAALRYFKSEVMEMCHREGLYQIDLLNGSKNRVTDREYWAQKKGQAALDKQNAPMIAGGITPRQTKFETNKEKLRQTLRKALATAASFDEFSSLLLREGVTVKESRGRLSYLTPDRTKPITARKLGGDFDRTAVLAVLEQNAQRGVTVRYTPQHQAARAAEQTAAIPEYLHAGKGRLQGEKTGKIDPRQDSVQRLVDIEQKMAEGKGKGYERWAKIHNLKQAAKTLTIYQQYGFSSPEQLEAAVATAYQEMRQTSGELKALETKLQGKRELRQQVLAYAKTKPIREGLKAQKSEKARAAYRQANESDFIIAEAAARYFKAQGLTKLPGRKALQAEIEQLISEKDGLYNTYHEQKQRFRELQTVKRNIDQILRREEPHRRKEQSHER from the coding sequence TTGGCAACACTCAAGCATTTAGGCTCTAAGAACGCCGACTACGGAGCCGCCGAACAATACCTGCTCTTTGAGCATGACGAATTTACTATGAAGCCCGTCCTTGATGAAAACGGCAGGCTTATCCCCCGTGAGGATTATCGCTTGTCCACGCTGAACTGCGGCGGCGAGGATTTTGCCGTTGCGTGTATGCGCTCCAATCTCCGCTATGAGAAAAATCAGCGGCGGGAGGATGTGAAAAGCCACCACTATATCATCAGCTTTGACCCACGGGACGGGCCGGACAACGGCCTGACCGTAGACCGGGCGCAGGCGTTGGGGGAGCAATTCTGTAAAGAGCATTTCCCCGGCCATCAGGCCCTTGTCTGCACCCACCCGGACGGGCATAACCACAGCGGCAACATCCATGTGCATATCGTCATTAACAGCCTGCGGATAGAGGAAGTGCCGTTCCTGCCCTACATGGACAGGCCAGCGGACACGAAAGCCGGGTGCAAGCACCGCTGCACCGACGCAGCCCTACGCTACTTCAAGTCCGAGGTCATGGAGATGTGCCACCGGGAAGGACTTTACCAAATCGACCTCTTGAACGGCAGCAAGAACCGTGTCACAGACCGGGAATATTGGGCGCAGAAAAAGGGACAGGCCGCACTGGACAAGCAGAACGCCCCCATGATTGCAGGCGGTATCACGCCCCGGCAGACCAAGTTTGAAACGAACAAGGAGAAGCTGCGGCAGACCCTACGGAAAGCCCTTGCCACCGCTGCCAGCTTTGACGAGTTTTCCTCTCTGCTGTTGCGGGAGGGTGTGACCGTCAAGGAGAGCCGGGGGCGGCTGTCCTACCTCACGCCAGACAGGACGAAGCCTATCACCGCCCGGAAGCTGGGCGGCGACTTTGACCGCACCGCCGTCCTTGCCGTTTTGGAGCAGAACGCCCAGAGGGGCGTAACGGTTCGCTACACCCCGCAGCACCAAGCCGCCAGAGCCGCCGAACAGACCGCAGCCATACCCGAATACCTACACGCCGGGAAAGGCCGCTTACAGGGCGAAAAGACAGGGAAAATCGACCCCAGACAGGACAGTGTGCAGCGGCTTGTGGACATTGAGCAGAAGATGGCCGAGGGCAAGGGCAAAGGCTATGAACGATGGGCGAAGATACACAATCTGAAACAGGCCGCCAAGACCCTGACCATCTACCAACAGTACGGCTTTTCTTCCCCGGAACAGCTTGAAGCCGCCGTTGCTACCGCCTATCAGGAAATGCGCCAGACCAGCGGCGAACTGAAAGCACTGGAAACGAAGCTGCAAGGGAAAAGGGAGTTGCGGCAACAGGTACTTGCCTATGCCAAGACCAAGCCCATCCGCGAGGGGCTGAAAGCGCAGAAATCCGAGAAAGCCCGCGCCGCATACCGCCAGGCAAACGAGAGCGATTTTATCATAGCCGAAGCCGCCGCCCGGTATTTCAAGGCACAGGGGCTTACCAAGCTGCCCGGCCGAAAAGCGTTGCAGGCCGAGATCGAGCAGCTTATCTCCGAGAAAGACGGCCTGTACAACACCTATCACGAACAGAAGCAGCGGTTCAGGGAGTTGCAGACCGTCAAGCGGAACATCGACCAGATTTTGCGCCGGGAAGAGCCGCACCGCAGAAAGGAGCAGAGCCATGAACGATAA
- a CDS encoding recombinase family protein, whose protein sequence is MLRQATQNLITALYPRLSHEDELQGESNSISNQKRILEAYAKQNGFTNLRWYTDDGYSGANFQRPGFQAMLADIEAGKVGTVIVKDMSRLGRNYLQVGFYTEMLFPQKGVRFIAVNDNVDSANGGMDNDFTPLRNLFNEWLVRDTSKKIKAVKKAKGMSGKPVTSKPVYGYLMDKDENYIVDEEAAPVVRQIYQLCLAGNGPTKIARMLTEQQIPTPGTLEYRRTGSTRRYHPGYECKWATNTVVHLLENREYTGCLVNFKTEKPSYKVKHSVENPIEKQAIFPNHHEPIIDTETWERVQELRKQRKRPNRYDEVGLFSGMLFCADCGHVLYQQRYQNKNRKQDCYICGSYKKRTRDCTAHFIRTDLLTAGVLSNLRQVTEYAARHESRFVKLLIQQNEIGGKRKTAAATKQLEQAQTRIAEVNRIIKRLYEDNVSGKISDERFMELSADYEQEQRELKDRAAALQEELSKSQAATVNAEKFMGIVRKHLAFEELTPTLLREMIEKIVVHECSYDENGTRRQDIEIYYSFVGKIDLPEA, encoded by the coding sequence ATGTTAAGACAAGCCACCCAAAACCTCATTACCGCCCTTTATCCGAGATTGTCCCATGAGGACGAATTGCAAGGCGAGAGCAATTCCATTTCCAACCAGAAACGGATTTTGGAAGCCTACGCCAAGCAGAACGGCTTTACCAATCTGCGCTGGTACACCGACGACGGCTACTCAGGTGCGAACTTCCAGCGGCCCGGATTTCAAGCCATGCTTGCAGACATTGAAGCCGGGAAAGTCGGCACCGTCATAGTCAAGGACATGAGCAGGCTGGGGCGTAATTACTTGCAGGTGGGATTTTACACGGAAATGCTGTTCCCTCAAAAGGGCGTGCGTTTTATCGCTGTCAATGACAACGTGGACAGCGCAAACGGCGGCATGGACAATGATTTTACCCCTCTGCGGAACTTATTTAACGAATGGCTGGTGAGAGATACGAGCAAGAAAATCAAGGCAGTAAAGAAAGCAAAAGGCATGAGCGGCAAGCCTGTAACCAGCAAGCCAGTCTATGGCTATCTCATGGACAAGGACGAGAACTATATCGTTGACGAGGAAGCCGCCCCGGTTGTCCGGCAGATTTACCAGCTTTGCCTTGCGGGAAATGGCCCGACCAAGATTGCCCGTATGCTGACGGAGCAGCAAATCCCCACGCCGGGGACGCTGGAATACCGCAGGACGGGCAGCACCCGACGCTACCACCCCGGCTATGAGTGCAAGTGGGCGACAAACACCGTCGTCCATCTGCTGGAAAACCGGGAGTACACTGGCTGTCTGGTAAACTTCAAGACGGAGAAGCCCTCTTACAAGGTCAAGCACAGCGTTGAGAACCCCATCGAGAAGCAGGCTATCTTCCCAAATCACCATGAGCCGATTATCGACACGGAAACATGGGAGCGTGTGCAGGAGTTACGCAAGCAGCGAAAACGCCCGAACCGCTATGATGAAGTGGGGCTGTTCTCTGGTATGCTGTTCTGCGCCGACTGCGGCCATGTGCTGTATCAGCAGCGGTATCAGAACAAGAACCGCAAGCAGGACTGTTATATCTGCGGCAGCTACAAGAAGCGTACCCGTGACTGTACGGCACACTTTATCCGCACCGACCTTTTGACGGCGGGCGTGCTTTCCAATCTCCGGCAAGTGACGGAATACGCCGCCAGGCATGAGAGCCGCTTTGTAAAGCTGCTCATCCAGCAGAACGAAATCGGCGGCAAGAGAAAGACCGCCGCAGCCACGAAGCAGCTTGAACAGGCCCAGACACGCATTGCCGAAGTGAACCGCATTATCAAGCGGCTGTATGAGGACAATGTAAGCGGCAAAATCAGCGACGAGCGTTTCATGGAGCTGTCGGCGGACTATGAGCAGGAGCAGCGGGAACTGAAAGACCGGGCTGCCGCTTTGCAGGAGGAACTTTCCAAGTCGCAGGCCGCCACCGTCAACGCCGAGAAATTCATGGGGATTGTGAGAAAGCACCTTGCTTTTGAAGAATTGACCCCCACCCTCTTGCGGGAAATGATTGAGAAAATCGTCGTGCATGAGTGCAGCTATGACGAGAACGGCACCCGCAGGCAGGACATTGAGATTTATTACAGCTTTGTCGGCAAGATAGACTTGCCGGAAGCCTAA